One window of the Oncorhynchus gorbuscha isolate QuinsamMale2020 ecotype Even-year linkage group LG17, OgorEven_v1.0, whole genome shotgun sequence genome contains the following:
- the LOC124001867 gene encoding protein arginine N-methyltransferase 9-like isoform X1 yields the protein MLLSLHVMLLIVIGMPNTSTRPKRGRRNRRVPREDPARNELVSRSLESAQQCLFTQDYGTAFVHYLLVLNLAPVLKDFASESFRFTLFKWADELDSLGRIQDLFDCYEQALELFPTDEVIINSMGEHLFRMGFRDEAAGHFHKALKLKPDYPEAKENFYRVANWLVERWHFLMLNDRRRNHKYQQAIQKAVEGGCNTVLDIGTGTGILGMCAKKAGAAEVYACELSKTMYELACEVVTANGMNGLIKILHMKSLEMEVPKDIPKRVSLVVTETVDAGLFGEGIIESLIHAWNHLLLPPQSTQDPSRPPSRAGRVIPAGATVFGMAVQCLEIRRHHRLCVSEVGGLATAAAGELHSPVSCSSEDDSTEPYTTERLSRLPGGYTPLTEPFNALDIDFNNVQELEGLCSREVSRVRLPVTGEGLLDALAVWFQLHLDQQSSLSTGPKEDTCWEQAIYPVQTPHNFPLRPGDELIVEISCRDAYLRLCSVAVARDGREFRLDDCLDPDIPRNNPGPSGNPNPSLNAEAELCSALACLGTEQSSGPRDYTMLECAEMALLNNQPYHDSFRRALAKLITNLKDARLDQGPSQGQGLEVMPLTDPPSGPMDPGPDPFYVLDVSEGFSVLSLMAASQGQVKAYSSVEKTQHQVVLRRLAMANGVPEEALEFWLNQVEDEQAVLQRPSREKLWSAIILDCVETCGLVRQKLMEKATLARCLLEDGGQIFPERIVLYGMLVESDTLLLESAVQGQEPTLGFNIAPFINQFTVPVHVFLDLSTLQCRHLSDSVELFILDLMNTNANYTNRDVKIQASASGRVTAVPFWYQIHLNEEISVSTFNQDSHWKQAAVVLHQPLAVREGDWVRLAVTLQKSSISISASIEEEAGEPGTVDSVRVRSVTVCDK from the exons TGTGATCGGAATGCCCAACACCAGCACCAGGCCTAAGCGGGGCAGACGGAACCGTCGGGTGCCCAGGGAGGACCCTGCCAGGAATGAGCTGGTGTCCAGGTCACTGGAGAGTGCCCAGCAGTGTCTGTTCACCCAAGACTATGGGACCGCCTTTGTCCACTACCTTCTCGTCCTCAACCTGGCTCCTGTGCTGAAGGACTTTGCCAGT GAGTCCTTTAGGTTCACTCTGTTCAAATGGGCAGATGAGCTCGACTCTCTGGGGCGCATCCAGGACCTGTTTGACTGCTATGAACAGGCTCTGGAGCTCTTCCCTACTGATGAGGTCATCATCAACAGCATGGGCGAACACCTGTTCAG AATGGGATTCCGGGATGAGGCCGCTGGTCATTTCCACAAGGCCCTGAAGCTGAAGCCGGACTACCCTGAGGCCAAGGAGAATTTCTACCGTGTGGCCAACTGGCTGGTGGAGCGCTGGCACTTCTTGATGCTCAACGATCGCAGGAGGAACCACAAGTACCAGCAGGCCATCCAGAAGGCTGTTGAGGGAGGCTGCAACACTGTGTTAGATATAGGCACAGGGACCGGTATCCTCGG AATGTGTGCTAAGAAGGCAGGGGCGGCTGAGGTGTACGCCTGTGAGCTGTCCAAGACCATGTACGAACTGGCCTGTGAGGTGGTCACCGCTAACGGAATGAACGGACTCATCAAGATCCTCCATATGAAGTCGCTGGAGATGGAAGTGCCTAAAGACATCCCTAAGAG GGTATCGCTGGTTGTCACCGAGACTGTGGATGCCGGCCTATTTGGTGAAGGTATTATAGAGAGCCTTATACACGCCTGGAATCATCTGCTTTTGCCTCCACAG AGCACCCAGGACCCATCCAGGCCTCCCTCCCGAGCAGGCCGGGTCATCCCTGCCGGAGCCACTGTGTTTGGGATGGCTGTCCAGTGCCTGGAGATCCGCCGTCATCACAG gctgtgtgtgtctgaggtGGGAGGCCTGGCCACGGCTGCAGCCGGAGAGctccacagcccagtaagctgcaGCTCAGAGGATGACTCCACAGAGCCCTACACCACAGAGAGACTGAGCAGACTGCCTGGAGGCTACACGCCCCTCACTGAACCCTTCAATGCCCTGGACATAGACTTCAACAACGTGCAG GAGCTGGAGGGTCTGTGCTCCAGGGAGGTGAGCCGGGTGCGTCTACCTGTAACTGGGGAGGGTCTGCTGGACGCCCTGGCCGTGTGGTTCCAGCTCCACCTGGACCAGCAGAGTAGCCTGTCCACCGGCCCTAAGGAGGACACCTGCTGGGAGCAGGCCATCTACCCCGTTCAGACACCACACA ATTTCCCCCTGAGGCCTGGTGACGAGCTCATCGTGGAGATCTCCTGCCGGGACGCCTACCTGAGACTCTGCAGCGTTGCCGTAGCGAGAGACGGACGAGAGTTCCGTCTAGACGACTGTCTGGATCCAGACATACCTAGAAACAACCCAGGCCCGAGCGGCAATCCCAACCCAAGCCTTAACGCAGAGGCAGAACTGTGCAGTGCCCTAGCTTGCCTcgggacagagcagagcagtggacCTCGAGATTACACCATGCTGGAGTGTGCTGAAATGGCCCTCCTCAACAACCAGCCCTACCACGATAGTTTCCGCAGGGCACTGGCTAAACTCATCACCAACCTGAAGGACGCTCGTTTGGACCAGGGTCCCAGCCAGGGTCAAGGGTTAGAGGTCATGCCTCTCACTGACCCCCCAAGtggccctatggaccctggtcccgACCCCTTCTACGTGCTGGACGTGTCTGAGGGCTTCTCTGTTCTATCCCTCATGGCAGCCAGTCAGGGCCAGGTGAAGGCCTATAGTTCGGTAGAGAAGACCCAGCACCAGGTGGTTCTCAGGAGGCTGGCCATGGCCAACGGTGTCCCAGAGGAGGCTCTCGAGTTCTGGCTGAACCAGGTGGAGGACGAGCAGGCAGTGCTCCAGAGACCCTCCAGGGAGAAGCTGTGGAGCGCCATTATATTAGACTGTGTGGAGACCTGTGGCTTAGTGAGGCAGAAGCTGATGGAGAAAGCCACCCTAGCCAG GTGCCTGTTGGAGGACGGTGGTCAGATCTTCCCAGAGAGAATAGTGTTGTACGGGATGCTGGTAGAGTCTGACACCCTGCTGCTGGAGAGTGCTGTCCAGGGCCAGGAGCCGACACTGGGCTTCAACATCGCCCCGTTCATCAACCAGTTCACT gTTCCAGTCCATGTGTTTCTGGACTTGTCCACTCTGCAGTGTAGACATCTCAGTGACTCTGTAGAACTCTTTATCCTGGACCTCATGAACACCAACGCCAACTATACCAACAGAGACGTCAAG ATCCAGGCTAGTGCCTCAGGCAGGGTAACTGCTGTGCCCTTCTGGTACCAGATCCACCTGAACGAGGAGATCAGCGTGAGCACCTTCAACCAGGACTCCCATTGGAAGCAGGCTGCTGTGGTGCTGCACCAGCCCCtggcagtgagggagggagactgggtaCGACTGGCCGTCACCCTGCAGAAGAGCTCCATCTCCATATCAGCCAGTATAGAGGAAGAGGCTGGAGAGCCCGGGACTGTGGATTCTGTTAGAGTCCGCTCAGTGACTGTCTGTGATAAGTAG
- the LOC124001867 gene encoding protein arginine N-methyltransferase 9-like isoform X4, with protein sequence MPCSTLLAQESFRFTLFKWADELDSLGRIQDLFDCYEQALELFPTDEVIINSMGEHLFRMGFRDEAAGHFHKALKLKPDYPEAKENFYRVANWLVERWHFLMLNDRRRNHKYQQAIQKAVEGGCNTVLDIGTGTGILGMCAKKAGAAEVYACELSKTMYELACEVVTANGMNGLIKILHMKSLEMEVPKDIPKRVSLVVTETVDAGLFGEGIIESLIHAWNHLLLPPQSTQDPSRPPSRAGRVIPAGATVFGMAVQCLEIRRHHRLCVSEVGGLATAAAGELHSPVSCSSEDDSTEPYTTERLSRLPGGYTPLTEPFNALDIDFNNVQELEGLCSREVSRVRLPVTGEGLLDALAVWFQLHLDQQSSLSTGPKEDTCWEQAIYPVQTPHNFPLRPGDELIVEISCRDAYLRLCSVAVARDGREFRLDDCLDPDIPRNNPGPSGNPNPSLNAEAELCSALACLGTEQSSGPRDYTMLECAEMALLNNQPYHDSFRRALAKLITNLKDARLDQGPSQGQGLEVMPLTDPPSGPMDPGPDPFYVLDVSEGFSVLSLMAASQGQVKAYSSVEKTQHQVVLRRLAMANGVPEEALEFWLNQVEDEQAVLQRPSREKLWSAIILDCVETCGLVRQKLMEKATLARCLLEDGGQIFPERIVLYGMLVESDTLLLESAVQGQEPTLGFNIAPFINQFTVPVHVFLDLSTLQCRHLSDSVELFILDLMNTNANYTNRDVKIQASASGRVTAVPFWYQIHLNEEISVSTFNQDSHWKQAAVVLHQPLAVREGDWVRLAVTLQKSSISISASIEEEAGEPGTVDSVRVRSVTVCDK encoded by the exons atgccttgctcaaccTTGTTGGCTCAG GAGTCCTTTAGGTTCACTCTGTTCAAATGGGCAGATGAGCTCGACTCTCTGGGGCGCATCCAGGACCTGTTTGACTGCTATGAACAGGCTCTGGAGCTCTTCCCTACTGATGAGGTCATCATCAACAGCATGGGCGAACACCTGTTCAG AATGGGATTCCGGGATGAGGCCGCTGGTCATTTCCACAAGGCCCTGAAGCTGAAGCCGGACTACCCTGAGGCCAAGGAGAATTTCTACCGTGTGGCCAACTGGCTGGTGGAGCGCTGGCACTTCTTGATGCTCAACGATCGCAGGAGGAACCACAAGTACCAGCAGGCCATCCAGAAGGCTGTTGAGGGAGGCTGCAACACTGTGTTAGATATAGGCACAGGGACCGGTATCCTCGG AATGTGTGCTAAGAAGGCAGGGGCGGCTGAGGTGTACGCCTGTGAGCTGTCCAAGACCATGTACGAACTGGCCTGTGAGGTGGTCACCGCTAACGGAATGAACGGACTCATCAAGATCCTCCATATGAAGTCGCTGGAGATGGAAGTGCCTAAAGACATCCCTAAGAG GGTATCGCTGGTTGTCACCGAGACTGTGGATGCCGGCCTATTTGGTGAAGGTATTATAGAGAGCCTTATACACGCCTGGAATCATCTGCTTTTGCCTCCACAG AGCACCCAGGACCCATCCAGGCCTCCCTCCCGAGCAGGCCGGGTCATCCCTGCCGGAGCCACTGTGTTTGGGATGGCTGTCCAGTGCCTGGAGATCCGCCGTCATCACAG gctgtgtgtgtctgaggtGGGAGGCCTGGCCACGGCTGCAGCCGGAGAGctccacagcccagtaagctgcaGCTCAGAGGATGACTCCACAGAGCCCTACACCACAGAGAGACTGAGCAGACTGCCTGGAGGCTACACGCCCCTCACTGAACCCTTCAATGCCCTGGACATAGACTTCAACAACGTGCAG GAGCTGGAGGGTCTGTGCTCCAGGGAGGTGAGCCGGGTGCGTCTACCTGTAACTGGGGAGGGTCTGCTGGACGCCCTGGCCGTGTGGTTCCAGCTCCACCTGGACCAGCAGAGTAGCCTGTCCACCGGCCCTAAGGAGGACACCTGCTGGGAGCAGGCCATCTACCCCGTTCAGACACCACACA ATTTCCCCCTGAGGCCTGGTGACGAGCTCATCGTGGAGATCTCCTGCCGGGACGCCTACCTGAGACTCTGCAGCGTTGCCGTAGCGAGAGACGGACGAGAGTTCCGTCTAGACGACTGTCTGGATCCAGACATACCTAGAAACAACCCAGGCCCGAGCGGCAATCCCAACCCAAGCCTTAACGCAGAGGCAGAACTGTGCAGTGCCCTAGCTTGCCTcgggacagagcagagcagtggacCTCGAGATTACACCATGCTGGAGTGTGCTGAAATGGCCCTCCTCAACAACCAGCCCTACCACGATAGTTTCCGCAGGGCACTGGCTAAACTCATCACCAACCTGAAGGACGCTCGTTTGGACCAGGGTCCCAGCCAGGGTCAAGGGTTAGAGGTCATGCCTCTCACTGACCCCCCAAGtggccctatggaccctggtcccgACCCCTTCTACGTGCTGGACGTGTCTGAGGGCTTCTCTGTTCTATCCCTCATGGCAGCCAGTCAGGGCCAGGTGAAGGCCTATAGTTCGGTAGAGAAGACCCAGCACCAGGTGGTTCTCAGGAGGCTGGCCATGGCCAACGGTGTCCCAGAGGAGGCTCTCGAGTTCTGGCTGAACCAGGTGGAGGACGAGCAGGCAGTGCTCCAGAGACCCTCCAGGGAGAAGCTGTGGAGCGCCATTATATTAGACTGTGTGGAGACCTGTGGCTTAGTGAGGCAGAAGCTGATGGAGAAAGCCACCCTAGCCAG GTGCCTGTTGGAGGACGGTGGTCAGATCTTCCCAGAGAGAATAGTGTTGTACGGGATGCTGGTAGAGTCTGACACCCTGCTGCTGGAGAGTGCTGTCCAGGGCCAGGAGCCGACACTGGGCTTCAACATCGCCCCGTTCATCAACCAGTTCACT gTTCCAGTCCATGTGTTTCTGGACTTGTCCACTCTGCAGTGTAGACATCTCAGTGACTCTGTAGAACTCTTTATCCTGGACCTCATGAACACCAACGCCAACTATACCAACAGAGACGTCAAG ATCCAGGCTAGTGCCTCAGGCAGGGTAACTGCTGTGCCCTTCTGGTACCAGATCCACCTGAACGAGGAGATCAGCGTGAGCACCTTCAACCAGGACTCCCATTGGAAGCAGGCTGCTGTGGTGCTGCACCAGCCCCtggcagtgagggagggagactgggtaCGACTGGCCGTCACCCTGCAGAAGAGCTCCATCTCCATATCAGCCAGTATAGAGGAAGAGGCTGGAGAGCCCGGGACTGTGGATTCTGTTAGAGTCCGCTCAGTGACTGTCTGTGATAAGTAG
- the LOC124001867 gene encoding protein arginine N-methyltransferase 9-like isoform X2 has translation MPNTSTRPKRGRRNRRVPREDPARNELVSRSLESAQQCLFTQDYGTAFVHYLLVLNLAPVLKDFASESFRFTLFKWADELDSLGRIQDLFDCYEQALELFPTDEVIINSMGEHLFRMGFRDEAAGHFHKALKLKPDYPEAKENFYRVANWLVERWHFLMLNDRRRNHKYQQAIQKAVEGGCNTVLDIGTGTGILGMCAKKAGAAEVYACELSKTMYELACEVVTANGMNGLIKILHMKSLEMEVPKDIPKRVSLVVTETVDAGLFGEGIIESLIHAWNHLLLPPQSTQDPSRPPSRAGRVIPAGATVFGMAVQCLEIRRHHRLCVSEVGGLATAAAGELHSPVSCSSEDDSTEPYTTERLSRLPGGYTPLTEPFNALDIDFNNVQELEGLCSREVSRVRLPVTGEGLLDALAVWFQLHLDQQSSLSTGPKEDTCWEQAIYPVQTPHNFPLRPGDELIVEISCRDAYLRLCSVAVARDGREFRLDDCLDPDIPRNNPGPSGNPNPSLNAEAELCSALACLGTEQSSGPRDYTMLECAEMALLNNQPYHDSFRRALAKLITNLKDARLDQGPSQGQGLEVMPLTDPPSGPMDPGPDPFYVLDVSEGFSVLSLMAASQGQVKAYSSVEKTQHQVVLRRLAMANGVPEEALEFWLNQVEDEQAVLQRPSREKLWSAIILDCVETCGLVRQKLMEKATLARCLLEDGGQIFPERIVLYGMLVESDTLLLESAVQGQEPTLGFNIAPFINQFTVPVHVFLDLSTLQCRHLSDSVELFILDLMNTNANYTNRDVKIQASASGRVTAVPFWYQIHLNEEISVSTFNQDSHWKQAAVVLHQPLAVREGDWVRLAVTLQKSSISISASIEEEAGEPGTVDSVRVRSVTVCDK, from the exons ATGCCCAACACCAGCACCAGGCCTAAGCGGGGCAGACGGAACCGTCGGGTGCCCAGGGAGGACCCTGCCAGGAATGAGCTGGTGTCCAGGTCACTGGAGAGTGCCCAGCAGTGTCTGTTCACCCAAGACTATGGGACCGCCTTTGTCCACTACCTTCTCGTCCTCAACCTGGCTCCTGTGCTGAAGGACTTTGCCAGT GAGTCCTTTAGGTTCACTCTGTTCAAATGGGCAGATGAGCTCGACTCTCTGGGGCGCATCCAGGACCTGTTTGACTGCTATGAACAGGCTCTGGAGCTCTTCCCTACTGATGAGGTCATCATCAACAGCATGGGCGAACACCTGTTCAG AATGGGATTCCGGGATGAGGCCGCTGGTCATTTCCACAAGGCCCTGAAGCTGAAGCCGGACTACCCTGAGGCCAAGGAGAATTTCTACCGTGTGGCCAACTGGCTGGTGGAGCGCTGGCACTTCTTGATGCTCAACGATCGCAGGAGGAACCACAAGTACCAGCAGGCCATCCAGAAGGCTGTTGAGGGAGGCTGCAACACTGTGTTAGATATAGGCACAGGGACCGGTATCCTCGG AATGTGTGCTAAGAAGGCAGGGGCGGCTGAGGTGTACGCCTGTGAGCTGTCCAAGACCATGTACGAACTGGCCTGTGAGGTGGTCACCGCTAACGGAATGAACGGACTCATCAAGATCCTCCATATGAAGTCGCTGGAGATGGAAGTGCCTAAAGACATCCCTAAGAG GGTATCGCTGGTTGTCACCGAGACTGTGGATGCCGGCCTATTTGGTGAAGGTATTATAGAGAGCCTTATACACGCCTGGAATCATCTGCTTTTGCCTCCACAG AGCACCCAGGACCCATCCAGGCCTCCCTCCCGAGCAGGCCGGGTCATCCCTGCCGGAGCCACTGTGTTTGGGATGGCTGTCCAGTGCCTGGAGATCCGCCGTCATCACAG gctgtgtgtgtctgaggtGGGAGGCCTGGCCACGGCTGCAGCCGGAGAGctccacagcccagtaagctgcaGCTCAGAGGATGACTCCACAGAGCCCTACACCACAGAGAGACTGAGCAGACTGCCTGGAGGCTACACGCCCCTCACTGAACCCTTCAATGCCCTGGACATAGACTTCAACAACGTGCAG GAGCTGGAGGGTCTGTGCTCCAGGGAGGTGAGCCGGGTGCGTCTACCTGTAACTGGGGAGGGTCTGCTGGACGCCCTGGCCGTGTGGTTCCAGCTCCACCTGGACCAGCAGAGTAGCCTGTCCACCGGCCCTAAGGAGGACACCTGCTGGGAGCAGGCCATCTACCCCGTTCAGACACCACACA ATTTCCCCCTGAGGCCTGGTGACGAGCTCATCGTGGAGATCTCCTGCCGGGACGCCTACCTGAGACTCTGCAGCGTTGCCGTAGCGAGAGACGGACGAGAGTTCCGTCTAGACGACTGTCTGGATCCAGACATACCTAGAAACAACCCAGGCCCGAGCGGCAATCCCAACCCAAGCCTTAACGCAGAGGCAGAACTGTGCAGTGCCCTAGCTTGCCTcgggacagagcagagcagtggacCTCGAGATTACACCATGCTGGAGTGTGCTGAAATGGCCCTCCTCAACAACCAGCCCTACCACGATAGTTTCCGCAGGGCACTGGCTAAACTCATCACCAACCTGAAGGACGCTCGTTTGGACCAGGGTCCCAGCCAGGGTCAAGGGTTAGAGGTCATGCCTCTCACTGACCCCCCAAGtggccctatggaccctggtcccgACCCCTTCTACGTGCTGGACGTGTCTGAGGGCTTCTCTGTTCTATCCCTCATGGCAGCCAGTCAGGGCCAGGTGAAGGCCTATAGTTCGGTAGAGAAGACCCAGCACCAGGTGGTTCTCAGGAGGCTGGCCATGGCCAACGGTGTCCCAGAGGAGGCTCTCGAGTTCTGGCTGAACCAGGTGGAGGACGAGCAGGCAGTGCTCCAGAGACCCTCCAGGGAGAAGCTGTGGAGCGCCATTATATTAGACTGTGTGGAGACCTGTGGCTTAGTGAGGCAGAAGCTGATGGAGAAAGCCACCCTAGCCAG GTGCCTGTTGGAGGACGGTGGTCAGATCTTCCCAGAGAGAATAGTGTTGTACGGGATGCTGGTAGAGTCTGACACCCTGCTGCTGGAGAGTGCTGTCCAGGGCCAGGAGCCGACACTGGGCTTCAACATCGCCCCGTTCATCAACCAGTTCACT gTTCCAGTCCATGTGTTTCTGGACTTGTCCACTCTGCAGTGTAGACATCTCAGTGACTCTGTAGAACTCTTTATCCTGGACCTCATGAACACCAACGCCAACTATACCAACAGAGACGTCAAG ATCCAGGCTAGTGCCTCAGGCAGGGTAACTGCTGTGCCCTTCTGGTACCAGATCCACCTGAACGAGGAGATCAGCGTGAGCACCTTCAACCAGGACTCCCATTGGAAGCAGGCTGCTGTGGTGCTGCACCAGCCCCtggcagtgagggagggagactgggtaCGACTGGCCGTCACCCTGCAGAAGAGCTCCATCTCCATATCAGCCAGTATAGAGGAAGAGGCTGGAGAGCCCGGGACTGTGGATTCTGTTAGAGTCCGCTCAGTGACTGTCTGTGATAAGTAG
- the LOC124001867 gene encoding protein arginine N-methyltransferase 9-like isoform X3: MLLSLHVMLLIVIGMPNTSTRPKRGRRNRRVPREDPARNELVSRSLESAQQCLFTQDYGTAFVHYLLVLNLAPVLKDFASESFRFTLFKWADELDSLGRIQDLFDCYEQALELFPTDEVIINSMGEHLFRMGFRDEAAGHFHKALKLKPDYPEAKENFYRVANWLVERWHFLMLNDRRRNHKYQQAIQKAVEGGCNTVLDIGTGTGILGMCAKKAGAAEVYACELSKTMYELACEVVTANGMNGLIKILHMKSLEMEVPKDIPKRVSLVVTETVDAGLFGEGIIESLIHAWNHLLLPPQSTQDPSRPPSRAGRVIPAGATVFGMAVQCLEIRRHHRLCVSEVGGLATAAAGELHSPVSCSSEDDSTEPYTTERLSRLPGGYTPLTEPFNALDIDFNNVQELEGLCSREVSRVRLPVTGEGLLDALAVWFQLHLDQQSSLSTGPKEDTCWEQAIYPVQTPHNFPLRPGDELIVEISCRDAYLRLCSVAVARDGREFRLDDCLDPDIPRNNPGPSGNPNPSLNAEAELCSALACLGTEQSSGPRDYTMLECAEMALLNNQPYHDSFRRALAKLITNLKDARLDQGPSQGQGLEVMPLTDPPSGPMDPGPDPFYVLDVSEGFSVLSLMAASQGQVKAYSSVEKTQHQVVLRRLAMANGVPEEALEFWLNQVEDEQAVLQRPSREKLWSAIILDCVETCGLVRQKLMEKATLARCLLEDGGQIFPERIVLYGMLVESDTLLLESAVQGQEPTLGFNIAPFINQFTVPVHVFLDLSTLQCRHLSDSVELFILDLMNTNANYTNRDVKIHLNEEISVSTFNQDSHWKQAAVVLHQPLAVREGDWVRLAVTLQKSSISISASIEEEAGEPGTVDSVRVRSVTVCDK; the protein is encoded by the exons TGTGATCGGAATGCCCAACACCAGCACCAGGCCTAAGCGGGGCAGACGGAACCGTCGGGTGCCCAGGGAGGACCCTGCCAGGAATGAGCTGGTGTCCAGGTCACTGGAGAGTGCCCAGCAGTGTCTGTTCACCCAAGACTATGGGACCGCCTTTGTCCACTACCTTCTCGTCCTCAACCTGGCTCCTGTGCTGAAGGACTTTGCCAGT GAGTCCTTTAGGTTCACTCTGTTCAAATGGGCAGATGAGCTCGACTCTCTGGGGCGCATCCAGGACCTGTTTGACTGCTATGAACAGGCTCTGGAGCTCTTCCCTACTGATGAGGTCATCATCAACAGCATGGGCGAACACCTGTTCAG AATGGGATTCCGGGATGAGGCCGCTGGTCATTTCCACAAGGCCCTGAAGCTGAAGCCGGACTACCCTGAGGCCAAGGAGAATTTCTACCGTGTGGCCAACTGGCTGGTGGAGCGCTGGCACTTCTTGATGCTCAACGATCGCAGGAGGAACCACAAGTACCAGCAGGCCATCCAGAAGGCTGTTGAGGGAGGCTGCAACACTGTGTTAGATATAGGCACAGGGACCGGTATCCTCGG AATGTGTGCTAAGAAGGCAGGGGCGGCTGAGGTGTACGCCTGTGAGCTGTCCAAGACCATGTACGAACTGGCCTGTGAGGTGGTCACCGCTAACGGAATGAACGGACTCATCAAGATCCTCCATATGAAGTCGCTGGAGATGGAAGTGCCTAAAGACATCCCTAAGAG GGTATCGCTGGTTGTCACCGAGACTGTGGATGCCGGCCTATTTGGTGAAGGTATTATAGAGAGCCTTATACACGCCTGGAATCATCTGCTTTTGCCTCCACAG AGCACCCAGGACCCATCCAGGCCTCCCTCCCGAGCAGGCCGGGTCATCCCTGCCGGAGCCACTGTGTTTGGGATGGCTGTCCAGTGCCTGGAGATCCGCCGTCATCACAG gctgtgtgtgtctgaggtGGGAGGCCTGGCCACGGCTGCAGCCGGAGAGctccacagcccagtaagctgcaGCTCAGAGGATGACTCCACAGAGCCCTACACCACAGAGAGACTGAGCAGACTGCCTGGAGGCTACACGCCCCTCACTGAACCCTTCAATGCCCTGGACATAGACTTCAACAACGTGCAG GAGCTGGAGGGTCTGTGCTCCAGGGAGGTGAGCCGGGTGCGTCTACCTGTAACTGGGGAGGGTCTGCTGGACGCCCTGGCCGTGTGGTTCCAGCTCCACCTGGACCAGCAGAGTAGCCTGTCCACCGGCCCTAAGGAGGACACCTGCTGGGAGCAGGCCATCTACCCCGTTCAGACACCACACA ATTTCCCCCTGAGGCCTGGTGACGAGCTCATCGTGGAGATCTCCTGCCGGGACGCCTACCTGAGACTCTGCAGCGTTGCCGTAGCGAGAGACGGACGAGAGTTCCGTCTAGACGACTGTCTGGATCCAGACATACCTAGAAACAACCCAGGCCCGAGCGGCAATCCCAACCCAAGCCTTAACGCAGAGGCAGAACTGTGCAGTGCCCTAGCTTGCCTcgggacagagcagagcagtggacCTCGAGATTACACCATGCTGGAGTGTGCTGAAATGGCCCTCCTCAACAACCAGCCCTACCACGATAGTTTCCGCAGGGCACTGGCTAAACTCATCACCAACCTGAAGGACGCTCGTTTGGACCAGGGTCCCAGCCAGGGTCAAGGGTTAGAGGTCATGCCTCTCACTGACCCCCCAAGtggccctatggaccctggtcccgACCCCTTCTACGTGCTGGACGTGTCTGAGGGCTTCTCTGTTCTATCCCTCATGGCAGCCAGTCAGGGCCAGGTGAAGGCCTATAGTTCGGTAGAGAAGACCCAGCACCAGGTGGTTCTCAGGAGGCTGGCCATGGCCAACGGTGTCCCAGAGGAGGCTCTCGAGTTCTGGCTGAACCAGGTGGAGGACGAGCAGGCAGTGCTCCAGAGACCCTCCAGGGAGAAGCTGTGGAGCGCCATTATATTAGACTGTGTGGAGACCTGTGGCTTAGTGAGGCAGAAGCTGATGGAGAAAGCCACCCTAGCCAG GTGCCTGTTGGAGGACGGTGGTCAGATCTTCCCAGAGAGAATAGTGTTGTACGGGATGCTGGTAGAGTCTGACACCCTGCTGCTGGAGAGTGCTGTCCAGGGCCAGGAGCCGACACTGGGCTTCAACATCGCCCCGTTCATCAACCAGTTCACT gTTCCAGTCCATGTGTTTCTGGACTTGTCCACTCTGCAGTGTAGACATCTCAGTGACTCTGTAGAACTCTTTATCCTGGACCTCATGAACACCAACGCCAACTATACCAACAGAGACGTCAAG ATCCACCTGAACGAGGAGATCAGCGTGAGCACCTTCAACCAGGACTCCCATTGGAAGCAGGCTGCTGTGGTGCTGCACCAGCCCCtggcagtgagggagggagactgggtaCGACTGGCCGTCACCCTGCAGAAGAGCTCCATCTCCATATCAGCCAGTATAGAGGAAGAGGCTGGAGAGCCCGGGACTGTGGATTCTGTTAGAGTCCGCTCAGTGACTGTCTGTGATAAGTAG